One window from the genome of [Clostridium] celerecrescens 18A encodes:
- a CDS encoding sensor histidine kinase translates to MLHTNANYGIENNLAQVSALNTVLSANTKITAFLSDNGKDSIRNMSYALSAVTEAKMLLNTTSISGYVPKMLLTSDRNPRYIQIGLFYGQISDRATFEKLCPEELAGPSFSYPITVNPFNPEFYGQYKPEQILPLRFPVSSYKTNQKIGNFYIALDTAILADPLKGLEESFILLGDQLYKIENTHFSPLDFDVKQFDALAPNSHIVSKEYKDLYNGTVFLTKSKSGVVLISPLKALHDDIFVPDFNFIFPAFSLLFLQVFFWYLLLNKLVNKPVKIIYNQVSRMIQADYEVSPAFTGISEFEEISTHINELAGAFQLALNQLKEEETLKRNYKFRLLQNQIHPHFIYNTLNSIRWLGQMNSVLPIVDMTTSLSNMMRAVFKNNSEWFRVEEELDFIKEYIHLQSYRYADMFTPVFDIPDPEVLSASVLRFTLQPLVENALFHGIGPAGRKCALLIGVYREREDLIFVVKDNGVGLAVRSLDEIARETAKTDRLSGIGIQNIHQRIQMEFGDQYGLSIESILGEFTKVTVKMPLIYKKP, encoded by the coding sequence ATGCTTCATACGAATGCCAATTATGGCATAGAAAATAACTTAGCCCAGGTTTCTGCTTTAAATACCGTCCTTTCCGCTAATACAAAAATCACCGCTTTTCTTTCTGATAACGGAAAAGACAGCATACGCAATATGTCTTATGCGCTCTCGGCAGTTACCGAAGCAAAAATGCTGTTAAATACAACTTCCATCTCCGGTTACGTTCCTAAAATGCTCCTGACTTCGGATCGGAACCCGAGGTATATACAAATCGGCCTTTTTTACGGTCAGATTTCCGACAGGGCGACTTTTGAAAAATTATGCCCCGAAGAATTGGCCGGCCCCTCCTTTTCTTATCCCATAACAGTGAATCCCTTTAATCCGGAATTTTACGGCCAGTACAAGCCGGAACAGATACTTCCCCTCCGTTTTCCCGTAAGCAGCTATAAAACAAACCAAAAAATAGGAAATTTTTATATAGCCTTAGATACCGCCATACTTGCGGATCCGCTAAAAGGCCTGGAAGAATCCTTTATTCTTCTTGGCGATCAGCTTTATAAAATTGAAAATACACATTTTTCACCTCTGGATTTTGATGTGAAGCAATTTGATGCTTTGGCTCCTAACTCCCATATTGTGTCAAAGGAATACAAAGACCTTTATAACGGAACGGTATTCCTTACAAAATCCAAATCGGGCGTCGTTTTAATAAGCCCTTTAAAAGCTCTTCATGACGACATATTCGTACCTGATTTTAATTTTATCTTCCCCGCGTTTTCATTGCTTTTCCTTCAGGTGTTTTTCTGGTATCTTTTATTAAACAAACTTGTCAACAAACCGGTAAAGATCATTTATAATCAGGTGTCAAGAATGATACAAGCGGATTATGAAGTCTCACCTGCATTTACAGGCATCTCGGAATTTGAAGAAATAAGCACCCATATCAATGAACTGGCTGGAGCTTTTCAATTGGCACTGAATCAGCTGAAAGAGGAAGAAACACTGAAAAGGAATTATAAATTCCGGCTTTTGCAGAACCAGATCCATCCTCATTTCATTTACAATACTCTAAATTCCATCCGATGGCTGGGGCAGATGAATTCTGTTCTGCCGATCGTGGACATGACAACCTCTCTTTCCAATATGATGAGGGCCGTTTTTAAGAACAATTCCGAATGGTTCCGTGTGGAAGAAGAACTGGACTTTATAAAAGAATACATCCATTTGCAATCTTACCGTTATGCAGATATGTTTACTCCGGTATTCGACATTCCGGATCCGGAAGTTCTAAGCGCTTCTGTTTTAAGATTTACCTTACAGCCCTTAGTGGAAAATGCACTTTTTCACGGCATAGGACCTGCAGGCAGGAAATGTGCATTGCTGATAGGGGTATATAGAGAACGTGAAGATCTGATTTTCGTGGTAAAAGACAACGGAGTAGGTCTTGCCGTCCGGTCTTTGGATGAAATCGCAAGGGAAACAGCAAAGACAGACAGGCTTTCCGGCATAGGAATCCAAAACATACACCAGAGAATACAAATGGAGTTCGGCGACCAATACGGACTGAGCATAGAAAGCATTCTCGGTGAATTTACAAAAGTTACCGTAAAAATGCCTCTGATTTATAAAAAACCGTAA
- a CDS encoding ABC transporter substrate-binding protein — protein sequence MKLRKIAALGLAGITAVSLAACGGSSGSAGATAAGTTAAGTTAAAQTNTGAGAEPVTIKVSLWDYSNTAYYPIMVEAFEKSHPNIKVDIVEFSAAEYSDTIVVKMGAKEKYDVVFMKGLPEMSALIAGGHLQPLTDRITGFDMKPYGGSEKSLSLNGVVYGLPFRTDNNMIFYNKDLFDKAGVQYPEDGMTMEEYRELAKKMTSGEGAEKVYGSHVHTWPSNVYQYSRFIDEFNYLDTSTYEKLKPYYETILGMQNEDKSVQDYGELKTGNIHYSGVFYNEQVAMLQIGSWYIEMLTGNVTPQSEHYFKWGAVTLPNSKGNTYENMVGGITPCSIGAYSEHPEEAWEFLSYVCGEEGAKVIAERGIVPGWKGQSILDIFDKIPEQFPNAPEGLSKFLTPPNYIVEQPMDPNAKAINTVIEEMHSDIMTNSVSIDDGIKTAIERAKEAGAK from the coding sequence ATGAAGTTGAGAAAGATTGCAGCATTAGGCCTTGCAGGTATTACGGCGGTCAGTCTGGCAGCTTGCGGGGGCAGTTCAGGTTCTGCCGGAGCTACGGCAGCGGGTACTACAGCGGCGGGCACTACGGCAGCAGCGCAGACGAATACGGGGGCAGGTGCCGAACCGGTGACAATTAAAGTTTCGCTTTGGGATTATTCAAACACAGCATATTATCCGATCATGGTGGAAGCGTTTGAAAAGTCTCATCCGAATATCAAGGTTGACATTGTTGAATTTTCGGCTGCAGAATATTCAGATACGATCGTTGTCAAGATGGGGGCAAAAGAAAAGTATGATGTGGTTTTTATGAAGGGTCTGCCTGAAATGAGTGCTTTGATCGCAGGAGGGCATCTGCAGCCTTTGACAGACAGAATCACCGGTTTTGATATGAAGCCATACGGCGGTTCGGAAAAGTCTCTGAGTCTGAACGGCGTTGTCTACGGTCTTCCTTTCCGGACGGATAATAATATGATTTTCTACAATAAAGATTTATTTGACAAAGCAGGAGTCCAATATCCTGAAGATGGTATGACGATGGAGGAATACAGGGAACTTGCAAAGAAGATGACTTCGGGCGAAGGTGCGGAAAAAGTATATGGGTCCCATGTGCACACATGGCCGTCAAACGTTTATCAGTATTCCAGATTCATTGACGAATTCAATTATCTGGATACATCGACTTATGAAAAACTAAAGCCATATTATGAGACGATTCTCGGAATGCAGAATGAAGATAAGTCCGTTCAGGATTACGGCGAATTAAAGACAGGAAATATCCATTATTCAGGTGTTTTTTATAATGAACAGGTTGCAATGCTTCAAATCGGGTCCTGGTATATTGAAATGCTTACCGGCAATGTAACACCTCAAAGCGAACACTATTTTAAGTGGGGCGCGGTGACCTTGCCTAATTCAAAGGGAAATACATACGAAAATATGGTAGGCGGGATTACCCCCTGTTCCATCGGCGCATATTCGGAACATCCGGAAGAGGCATGGGAATTTTTAAGCTATGTTTGCGGGGAAGAAGGGGCGAAAGTAATTGCGGAGCGAGGAATCGTCCCCGGCTGGAAAGGCCAGTCCATATTAGATATATTTGACAAAATACCAGAGCAGTTCCCCAATGCACCGGAAGGGCTTTCAAAATTCCTTACGCCTCCCAATTATATTGTGGAACAGCCTATGGATCCCAATGCAAAAGCGATTAATACGGTAATAGAAGAAATGCATTCTGATATCATGACCAATAGCGTTTCCATTGATGACGGTATTAAAACGGCGATTGAAAGGGCAAAAGAGGCCGGAGCGAAGTAA
- a CDS encoding carbohydrate ABC transporter permease, with amino-acid sequence MLKKSYRRKKSLIAYSFILPNFIGYFILTFIPIILTFVMSLCEWNFGQTVNFVGFKNFIQMFTKDSQFSLVLINTIYYTVVTVPVTMLFSLLLAMLMNSNLKGRVFFRSVLFFPYVASLVAIAIVWMALFSPQSGPVNSVLRSIGIANPPRWAADKHWAMPTIIGLTVWKGVGYYMIVYLAALQGVPGELYEAARIDGASGFQQFTNITWPTVTPTTFFVVMMLTISTFKSYDIMYITTQGGPGTATKVLAYHIYNKAFKDNAFGYASALSIVLFLIVLAFTLLQFKVEKRFTNDL; translated from the coding sequence ATGCTCAAAAAAAGTTATAGACGTAAGAAAAGCCTGATCGCTTATTCTTTTATTCTGCCGAATTTCATAGGCTATTTTATTTTGACTTTTATCCCGATCATTCTGACTTTTGTTATGAGTTTATGTGAATGGAATTTTGGTCAGACTGTGAATTTTGTTGGTTTCAAGAATTTTATACAGATGTTCACGAAGGATTCCCAGTTTTCTTTGGTTCTTATAAATACCATTTATTATACAGTAGTTACAGTCCCTGTAACTATGCTGTTTTCTTTGCTTCTGGCCATGCTCATGAATTCCAATCTGAAAGGAAGGGTGTTTTTCCGCTCTGTCCTTTTCTTCCCTTATGTGGCTTCCTTAGTGGCGATCGCTATCGTGTGGATGGCTCTGTTTTCCCCGCAGTCCGGTCCGGTCAACTCGGTGCTTCGCTCCATAGGAATTGCGAATCCACCGCGCTGGGCGGCGGATAAACACTGGGCTATGCCTACGATCATCGGTCTTACGGTCTGGAAGGGCGTGGGATATTATATGATCGTTTACCTTGCGGCTTTGCAGGGCGTCCCCGGGGAACTTTACGAGGCGGCCAGAATTGATGGAGCTTCCGGATTCCAGCAGTTTACGAACATTACCTGGCCTACGGTCACTCCCACGACATTCTTTGTCGTTATGATGTTAACTATTTCCACCTTTAAATCATACGACATTATGTATATCACGACTCAGGGCGGTCCCGGAACGGCGACAAAGGTCCTGGCCTATCACATATACAACAAAGCGTTTAAAGATAACGCATTCGGATATGCTTCCGCACTTTCCATCGTTCTGTTTCTGATCGTGCTTGCCTTTACCCTGCTGCAATTTAAGGTAGAGAAAAGGTTCACCAACGACTTATAG
- a CDS encoding carbohydrate ABC transporter permease, with amino-acid sequence MKKNAGMIKLIIIYGLMIFCALIMLTPFAWMISASLKLEKDVFAYPIKWIPRNPVWSNYTVIWEKFPLSIGFINSFKLTFATMVLQITTSSAAAYAFAKLDFKGRNTLFMAYVTTIAIPWQVYMVPQYIMMSKFHLVDSHIGIILMHAFTAMGVFLIRQFYMGIPNELLEAARIDGLSEYGILARIMLPLSKPAIATMAITSFVFEWNDFMGPLIYLSTTEKKTIQLMIRLFNTMYSTNYAWMMAAAVIALIPVFIIFIALQKYFVQGVATSGLKG; translated from the coding sequence ATGAAAAAAAACGCAGGTATGATAAAACTGATCATAATCTATGGCCTTATGATATTCTGTGCCCTCATAATGCTTACGCCTTTTGCCTGGATGATATCTGCTTCTTTAAAGCTGGAAAAAGACGTATTTGCTTATCCGATTAAATGGATACCGAGAAATCCCGTATGGTCGAACTATACCGTGATCTGGGAAAAATTTCCTCTGTCCATAGGCTTTATTAATTCCTTTAAACTTACTTTTGCTACGATGGTTTTGCAGATCACAACATCTTCAGCTGCAGCTTACGCGTTTGCAAAACTTGATTTTAAGGGGCGGAACACACTTTTTATGGCTTATGTTACTACAATTGCGATCCCGTGGCAGGTCTATATGGTTCCGCAATACATCATGATGAGTAAATTTCACCTGGTAGACAGCCATATCGGAATTATATTGATGCATGCGTTTACGGCCATGGGAGTTTTCCTGATCCGGCAGTTTTATATGGGGATCCCCAATGAGCTTTTAGAGGCAGCCAGAATCGACGGTCTTAGTGAATACGGAATTTTAGCCCGGATCATGCTTCCTCTTTCGAAACCTGCAATTGCTACCATGGCAATTACTTCTTTTGTTTTTGAATGGAATGACTTTATGGGACCGCTCATTTATTTAAGTACGACCGAGAAAAAGACGATACAACTTATGATAAGGCTCTTTAACACGATGTACTCCACAAATTACGCCTGGATGATGGCGGCAGCGGTGATAGCGCTTATTCCGGTGTTTATTATTTTTATTGCGCTGCAGAAGTATTTTGTGCAGGGGGTTGCTACCAGCGGGCTGAAGGGCTAG
- a CDS encoding sugar phosphate isomerase/epimerase family protein, with the protein MKYSVFTVGLPEMTIEEALKKMKEYGYDGVDFRVTEMKEEFARELPSFWRNNYCTVDINTVEEKAEELKALADKYGLEVNALASYLTCTDDIDKIASVMRAAKKMGAGRIRVNAPKYDSEKGYKKVFEEARQGFQRVEEKARETGIKAHFEMHHGTITPSASAAYALAKNFDPKYIGVIYDTGNIIYEGLEEYQMALEILGEYLDHVHIKNACWLKKGEKYGADWASFSDGYADFPKFFKALHAVGYDGYVTFEDFSGKETSDEKLKNNLIFIKEIIGR; encoded by the coding sequence ATGAAATATTCTGTATTTACCGTAGGACTTCCTGAAATGACAATAGAGGAAGCTCTTAAAAAAATGAAAGAGTATGGCTATGACGGTGTGGATTTCAGGGTAACGGAAATGAAAGAGGAGTTTGCCAGGGAACTACCGTCTTTCTGGAGAAATAATTACTGCACCGTGGATATAAACACGGTGGAAGAAAAGGCGGAGGAGTTAAAGGCTTTGGCTGACAAATACGGTTTAGAGGTCAATGCCCTTGCTTCTTATCTTACCTGTACGGATGATATTGATAAAATCGCCTCCGTAATGAGGGCTGCAAAAAAGATGGGAGCTGGGAGGATCCGTGTGAACGCCCCTAAATATGATTCTGAAAAGGGCTATAAAAAGGTGTTTGAAGAAGCACGCCAGGGCTTTCAGAGAGTGGAAGAAAAAGCAAGGGAAACAGGAATTAAAGCACATTTTGAAATGCACCATGGAACAATTACTCCTTCCGCGTCAGCGGCTTACGCGCTTGCTAAAAACTTTGATCCAAAATATATCGGCGTTATCTATGATACAGGGAATATCATATACGAAGGTCTGGAAGAATATCAGATGGCTCTGGAAATCCTGGGGGAATACTTAGATCATGTCCATATTAAAAACGCCTGCTGGCTGAAAAAGGGAGAGAAATACGGAGCAGACTGGGCGTCCTTTTCCGATGGATATGCGGATTTTCCAAAATTTTTTAAAGCTTTACATGCCGTAGGCTATGACGGTTATGTGACTTTTGAGGATTTTTCAGGAAAAGAAACCTCGGATGAGAAGCTTAAGAACAATCTTATTTTCATAAAAGAGATCATCGGCCGATGA
- a CDS encoding DUF2264 domain-containing protein: MKFEVVNPNYEQSPFSGMDRSHWIEAGKFLLGGLFSHIKSMDDPVSPPRNEEKISYPFPGDQRGRIGAARFEGLARSFSMAAPLILEEENLTLNGINVRDYYAYQIVRGMTSGAETGFGTLNELIEEKAGPGPFQQTVECGIMGMNLLISKPVIWDRFTQDEKEVVAGFLSEYGHYRTHDSNWRFFNLLALTFLKLEGYEVDEVLYKDHLEYLLSLYAGEGWYRDGNLFDYYSAWEFILDASIWCKYYGYKYEKEAAAVFENNIGLFLSSYWRMFSEKGESILWGRSGIYRFCASSALCAGGFLKNYNGSSEFNFSSARRLMSGNLLQFITKEEMFVNSVPCLGYYGPFLPMVQSYSCVSSPFWCSKAFLCLILEKEHPFWTEKEENPWNQTKDFVCTLGAPGIRFVNHKESGITEIKTAKFMFDESSDYLPAYARVAFSSALPWEKMTKTPAEAMAYKLNGKKVPTSFAFCKDEKGILYRSAFFEIMKSRAKKVDMADIEVPFGTLRVDRVRINDRPFTLTLGHFGLPVEDGVLEVKEGIVEYEKQSLPYIIAKTKNYQTAIVLYSGWQKLSYCIREEVNAVSKESCLLYASYTREKFYDKSEYLIALYLTKAADSEFSLEELSAFGGRERVDFTGIDGFVCF; encoded by the coding sequence ATGAAATTTGAAGTTGTAAATCCGAATTATGAGCAAAGCCCTTTCAGCGGAATGGACCGGAGTCATTGGATAGAGGCGGGAAAGTTTCTTCTTGGAGGGCTGTTTTCCCATATAAAATCCATGGACGATCCGGTATCTCCCCCAAGAAACGAAGAAAAAATAAGCTATCCGTTTCCCGGCGATCAGAGGGGGCGCATTGGTGCGGCACGATTTGAAGGCCTGGCGAGATCCTTCAGTATGGCAGCACCTCTGATACTGGAAGAAGAAAACCTGACCCTGAACGGAATCAATGTACGTGATTACTACGCATATCAAATTGTTCGGGGAATGACTTCGGGTGCTGAAACAGGGTTTGGGACTTTGAACGAACTTATAGAAGAAAAGGCTGGCCCGGGCCCTTTTCAGCAAACCGTGGAATGCGGGATCATGGGGATGAACCTCCTCATTTCCAAACCTGTGATATGGGATCGGTTTACGCAGGATGAAAAGGAGGTTGTGGCAGGATTCTTGTCCGAATATGGGCATTATCGGACCCATGATTCCAACTGGAGATTTTTTAATTTACTGGCACTTACGTTTTTGAAACTAGAAGGCTATGAGGTGGATGAAGTATTATATAAAGACCATCTGGAGTATCTGCTCTCTTTGTATGCGGGCGAAGGCTGGTATAGGGACGGAAATCTCTTTGATTATTACAGTGCCTGGGAATTTATATTGGATGCCTCGATTTGGTGTAAATATTACGGTTACAAATACGAAAAGGAAGCAGCAGCTGTATTTGAAAATAATATCGGTTTATTTTTATCATCTTATTGGAGAATGTTCAGTGAAAAGGGCGAAAGCATCCTTTGGGGACGGAGCGGAATCTACCGATTTTGTGCGTCGTCCGCCCTTTGTGCAGGGGGGTTTTTAAAGAATTATAACGGTTCTTCTGAATTTAATTTTTCTTCTGCCCGCCGTCTTATGTCCGGAAATCTTCTGCAATTTATCACGAAAGAAGAAATGTTTGTAAATTCGGTTCCCTGTCTTGGCTATTATGGTCCGTTTTTACCTATGGTGCAGTCTTATTCCTGTGTGAGCAGTCCCTTTTGGTGCAGCAAAGCCTTTTTGTGCCTGATCCTTGAGAAAGAACATCCTTTCTGGACTGAAAAAGAAGAGAATCCCTGGAATCAGACAAAGGACTTTGTATGTACGCTGGGGGCGCCGGGCATCCGGTTTGTGAATCACAAGGAAAGCGGCATTACGGAAATTAAAACGGCTAAATTTATGTTTGATGAGTCGTCAGATTATCTTCCCGCCTATGCAAGAGTTGCATTTTCTTCTGCGCTTCCATGGGAGAAGATGACAAAAACCCCGGCGGAAGCGATGGCATATAAATTAAATGGAAAGAAAGTGCCCACATCCTTTGCTTTCTGCAAAGATGAGAAGGGTATTTTGTACCGGTCAGCTTTTTTTGAAATTATGAAAAGCAGGGCAAAAAAAGTCGATATGGCCGATATAGAAGTTCCTTTCGGTACGCTTCGGGTGGACAGGGTTAGGATAAATGACAGGCCTTTTACATTGACTCTAGGGCATTTCGGACTTCCCGTAGAAGATGGGGTTTTGGAAGTGAAGGAAGGAATCGTTGAATATGAAAAGCAAAGCCTTCCTTACATAATTGCAAAAACAAAAAATTATCAGACAGCAATTGTTTTATATTCGGGATGGCAGAAACTTTCCTATTGTATCAGGGAGGAGGTCAATGCGGTGTCAAAAGAATCCTGCCTCTTATATGCTTCATATACAAGAGAAAAATTCTATGATAAATCAGAATACCTAATCGCTTTGTATCTGACCAAAGCCGCGGATTCAGAGTTTAGCCTGGAGGAATTATCGGCATTTGGCGGAAGAGAAAGGGTTGACTTTACAGGGATCGACGGGTTTGTATGCTTTTAG